In the Pleuronectes platessa chromosome 8, fPlePla1.1, whole genome shotgun sequence genome, one interval contains:
- the hars gene encoding histidine--tRNA ligase isoform X3, producing the protein MAIREKVFNTIISCFKRHGAETIDTPVFELKETLTGKYGEDSKLIYDLKDQGGELLSLRYDLTVPFARYLAMNKITNIKRYHIAKVYRRDNPAMTRGRYREFYQCDFDIAGQYDAMIPDAECLKIVHEIFSELELGDFCIKVNDRRILDGMFAVCGVPDDKFRTICSTVDKLDKMAWEDVKKEMVNEKGLSEEVADQIGEYVSMKGGMDLAERLLQDQKMCKSKQACAGLSDIKLLFSYLQLFQVTDKVVFDLSLARGLDYYTGIIYEGVLTQAGVTVVSNEAQKGAPSEESVSVGSVAGGGRYDGLVGMFDPKGRKVPCVGVSIGIERIFSIMEQKAEASAEKVRTTEVQVMVASAQKNLLEERLKLITDLWNAGIKAEVMYKKNPKLLSQLQHCEESGIPLVAILGEQELKDGVVKLRIVATREEFDISRADLIGEIKKRTSEA; encoded by the exons ATGGCCATCAGAGAGAAGGTCTTCAACACAATCATCAGCTGCTTCAAACGTCACGGAGCAGAGACCATCGACACACCTGTTTTTGAACTGAAG GAAACATTGACAGGGAAATATGGAGAAGATTCCAAGCTCATCTACGACCTTAAGGACCAAGGAGGAGAGCTGCTGTCCCTCAGATATGACCTCACT GTGCCCTTTGCCCGCTACCTGGCAATGAACAAGATAACCAACATCAAGCGCTACCACATTGCTAAGGTCTATCGCCGTGACAACCCAGCCATGACCCGTGGACGCTACAGAGAGTTTTATCAATGT GATTTTGACATAGCAGGGCAGTATGATGCCATGATTCCAGATGCTGAGTGTCTGAAGATTGTTCATGAAATTTTCAGTGAGCTGGAGCTCGGAGACTTCTGTATCAAG GTCAATGACAGGCGTATTCTGGATGGtatgtttgctgtgtgtggGGTTCCAGATGACAAGTTTCGTACCATCTGTTCAACTGTGGATAAACTGGACAAG ATGGCCTGGGAGGACGTAAAGAAGGAGATGGTGAATGAGAAGGGCTTGTCAGAGGAGGTTGCTGACCAGATTGGGGAGTACGTCAGCATGAAGG GTGGAATGGACTTGGCAGAGCGCCTTCTTCAGGACCAGAAAATGTGTAAGAGTAAACAGGCCTGCGCTGGCCTCTCCGACATCAAGCTGCTCTTCAGCTACCTGCAACTCTTCCAGGTCACAGACAAG GTGGTATTTGACCTCAGTCTGGCCCGTGGACTGGATTATTATACAGGAATTATTTACGAGGGAGTGCTAACTCAGGCAGGTGTGACCGTAGTCTCCAACGAAGCCCAAAAAGGGGCCCCTTCAGAGGAGAGTGTCAGTGTAGGCAGTGTGGCAGGAGGAGGTCGCTACGATGGCCTCGTCGGCATGTTCGACCCTAAGGGCAGGAAAGTGCCGTGTGTGGGCGTGAGCATCGGGATCGAGAGGATCTTCTCCATCATGGAgcagaaggctgag gCGTCAGCAGAGAAGGTTCGTACCACAGAGGTTCAGGTGATGGTCGCATCTGCTCAGAAGAACCTGCTGGAGGAGAGACTCAAACTAATCACCGATCTCTGGAATGCTGGCATTAAG GCAGAGGTTATGTACAAGAAGAACCCCAAACTGCTGAGTCAACTGCAGCACTGTGAGGAGTCGGGCATCCCCCTCGTGGCCATACTTGGAGAACAGGAGCTTAAAGATGGAGTGGTCAAACTACGCATTGTGGCCACCAGAGAGGAG TTTGATATTTCCAGAGCGGATCTTATTGGCGAGATCAAGAAGAGGACATCTGAGGCCTAA
- the hars gene encoding histidine--tRNA ligase isoform X1: MYMLGMFCARACSGLMAIRTASHVRFLHSFPGITVAQIDEEVAKLLELKARIGGDDGKHQFVLKTAKGTRDYNPKQMAIREKVFNTIISCFKRHGAETIDTPVFELKETLTGKYGEDSKLIYDLKDQGGELLSLRYDLTVPFARYLAMNKITNIKRYHIAKVYRRDNPAMTRGRYREFYQCDFDIAGQYDAMIPDAECLKIVHEIFSELELGDFCIKVNDRRILDGMFAVCGVPDDKFRTICSTVDKLDKMAWEDVKKEMVNEKGLSEEVADQIGEYVSMKGGMDLAERLLQDQKMCKSKQACAGLSDIKLLFSYLQLFQVTDKVVFDLSLARGLDYYTGIIYEGVLTQAGVTVVSNEAQKGAPSEESVSVGSVAGGGRYDGLVGMFDPKGRKVPCVGVSIGIERIFSIMEQKAEASAEKVRTTEVQVMVASAQKNLLEERLKLITDLWNAGIKAEVMYKKNPKLLSQLQHCEESGIPLVAILGEQELKDGVVKLRIVATREEFDISRADLIGEIKKRTSEA; encoded by the exons ATGTACATGCTGGGCATGTTTTGTGCTCGTGCTTGCTCTGGTCTGATGGCCATTCGGACTGCATCACATGTCCGATTTCTCCATTCTTTTCCGGGGATCACTGTGGCTCAG ATTGACGAAGAGGTAGCCAAACTGCTGGAACTGAAGGCTCGGATAGGAGGTGATGATGGAAAACATCAGTTTGTCCTCAAGACAGCAAAG GGAACGAGGGATTACAACCCCAAGCAGATGGCCATCAGAGAGAAGGTCTTCAACACAATCATCAGCTGCTTCAAACGTCACGGAGCAGAGACCATCGACACACCTGTTTTTGAACTGAAG GAAACATTGACAGGGAAATATGGAGAAGATTCCAAGCTCATCTACGACCTTAAGGACCAAGGAGGAGAGCTGCTGTCCCTCAGATATGACCTCACT GTGCCCTTTGCCCGCTACCTGGCAATGAACAAGATAACCAACATCAAGCGCTACCACATTGCTAAGGTCTATCGCCGTGACAACCCAGCCATGACCCGTGGACGCTACAGAGAGTTTTATCAATGT GATTTTGACATAGCAGGGCAGTATGATGCCATGATTCCAGATGCTGAGTGTCTGAAGATTGTTCATGAAATTTTCAGTGAGCTGGAGCTCGGAGACTTCTGTATCAAG GTCAATGACAGGCGTATTCTGGATGGtatgtttgctgtgtgtggGGTTCCAGATGACAAGTTTCGTACCATCTGTTCAACTGTGGATAAACTGGACAAG ATGGCCTGGGAGGACGTAAAGAAGGAGATGGTGAATGAGAAGGGCTTGTCAGAGGAGGTTGCTGACCAGATTGGGGAGTACGTCAGCATGAAGG GTGGAATGGACTTGGCAGAGCGCCTTCTTCAGGACCAGAAAATGTGTAAGAGTAAACAGGCCTGCGCTGGCCTCTCCGACATCAAGCTGCTCTTCAGCTACCTGCAACTCTTCCAGGTCACAGACAAG GTGGTATTTGACCTCAGTCTGGCCCGTGGACTGGATTATTATACAGGAATTATTTACGAGGGAGTGCTAACTCAGGCAGGTGTGACCGTAGTCTCCAACGAAGCCCAAAAAGGGGCCCCTTCAGAGGAGAGTGTCAGTGTAGGCAGTGTGGCAGGAGGAGGTCGCTACGATGGCCTCGTCGGCATGTTCGACCCTAAGGGCAGGAAAGTGCCGTGTGTGGGCGTGAGCATCGGGATCGAGAGGATCTTCTCCATCATGGAgcagaaggctgag gCGTCAGCAGAGAAGGTTCGTACCACAGAGGTTCAGGTGATGGTCGCATCTGCTCAGAAGAACCTGCTGGAGGAGAGACTCAAACTAATCACCGATCTCTGGAATGCTGGCATTAAG GCAGAGGTTATGTACAAGAAGAACCCCAAACTGCTGAGTCAACTGCAGCACTGTGAGGAGTCGGGCATCCCCCTCGTGGCCATACTTGGAGAACAGGAGCTTAAAGATGGAGTGGTCAAACTACGCATTGTGGCCACCAGAGAGGAG TTTGATATTTCCAGAGCGGATCTTATTGGCGAGATCAAGAAGAGGACATCTGAGGCCTAA
- the hars gene encoding histidine--tRNA ligase isoform X2, which yields MEDKAQIQDAIKTQGEVVRKLKSEKATKEQIDEEVAKLLELKARIGGDDGKHQFVLKTAKGTRDYNPKQMAIREKVFNTIISCFKRHGAETIDTPVFELKETLTGKYGEDSKLIYDLKDQGGELLSLRYDLTVPFARYLAMNKITNIKRYHIAKVYRRDNPAMTRGRYREFYQCDFDIAGQYDAMIPDAECLKIVHEIFSELELGDFCIKVNDRRILDGMFAVCGVPDDKFRTICSTVDKLDKMAWEDVKKEMVNEKGLSEEVADQIGEYVSMKGGMDLAERLLQDQKMCKSKQACAGLSDIKLLFSYLQLFQVTDKVVFDLSLARGLDYYTGIIYEGVLTQAGVTVVSNEAQKGAPSEESVSVGSVAGGGRYDGLVGMFDPKGRKVPCVGVSIGIERIFSIMEQKAEASAEKVRTTEVQVMVASAQKNLLEERLKLITDLWNAGIKAEVMYKKNPKLLSQLQHCEESGIPLVAILGEQELKDGVVKLRIVATREEFDISRADLIGEIKKRTSEA from the exons ATGGAGGACAAGGCTCAGATACAAGACGCGATTAAGACCCAAGGCGAAGTGGTCCGGAAGCTAAAGTCGGAGAAGGCGACCAAAGAGCAG ATTGACGAAGAGGTAGCCAAACTGCTGGAACTGAAGGCTCGGATAGGAGGTGATGATGGAAAACATCAGTTTGTCCTCAAGACAGCAAAG GGAACGAGGGATTACAACCCCAAGCAGATGGCCATCAGAGAGAAGGTCTTCAACACAATCATCAGCTGCTTCAAACGTCACGGAGCAGAGACCATCGACACACCTGTTTTTGAACTGAAG GAAACATTGACAGGGAAATATGGAGAAGATTCCAAGCTCATCTACGACCTTAAGGACCAAGGAGGAGAGCTGCTGTCCCTCAGATATGACCTCACT GTGCCCTTTGCCCGCTACCTGGCAATGAACAAGATAACCAACATCAAGCGCTACCACATTGCTAAGGTCTATCGCCGTGACAACCCAGCCATGACCCGTGGACGCTACAGAGAGTTTTATCAATGT GATTTTGACATAGCAGGGCAGTATGATGCCATGATTCCAGATGCTGAGTGTCTGAAGATTGTTCATGAAATTTTCAGTGAGCTGGAGCTCGGAGACTTCTGTATCAAG GTCAATGACAGGCGTATTCTGGATGGtatgtttgctgtgtgtggGGTTCCAGATGACAAGTTTCGTACCATCTGTTCAACTGTGGATAAACTGGACAAG ATGGCCTGGGAGGACGTAAAGAAGGAGATGGTGAATGAGAAGGGCTTGTCAGAGGAGGTTGCTGACCAGATTGGGGAGTACGTCAGCATGAAGG GTGGAATGGACTTGGCAGAGCGCCTTCTTCAGGACCAGAAAATGTGTAAGAGTAAACAGGCCTGCGCTGGCCTCTCCGACATCAAGCTGCTCTTCAGCTACCTGCAACTCTTCCAGGTCACAGACAAG GTGGTATTTGACCTCAGTCTGGCCCGTGGACTGGATTATTATACAGGAATTATTTACGAGGGAGTGCTAACTCAGGCAGGTGTGACCGTAGTCTCCAACGAAGCCCAAAAAGGGGCCCCTTCAGAGGAGAGTGTCAGTGTAGGCAGTGTGGCAGGAGGAGGTCGCTACGATGGCCTCGTCGGCATGTTCGACCCTAAGGGCAGGAAAGTGCCGTGTGTGGGCGTGAGCATCGGGATCGAGAGGATCTTCTCCATCATGGAgcagaaggctgag gCGTCAGCAGAGAAGGTTCGTACCACAGAGGTTCAGGTGATGGTCGCATCTGCTCAGAAGAACCTGCTGGAGGAGAGACTCAAACTAATCACCGATCTCTGGAATGCTGGCATTAAG GCAGAGGTTATGTACAAGAAGAACCCCAAACTGCTGAGTCAACTGCAGCACTGTGAGGAGTCGGGCATCCCCCTCGTGGCCATACTTGGAGAACAGGAGCTTAAAGATGGAGTGGTCAAACTACGCATTGTGGCCACCAGAGAGGAG TTTGATATTTCCAGAGCGGATCTTATTGGCGAGATCAAGAAGAGGACATCTGAGGCCTAA